TTATAAAACATATCCATCATTTCACGCTGCCCGCGCGGATCAAGGCCGGCAGTAGGTTCATCCAATACGAGAACTTCCGGACTCATTGCCAAAACCCCTGCAATAGCTACACGCCGCTTCTGTCCTCCACTTAAATCAAATGGCGAACGTGCCAATAATTCTTCCGGAAGACCCACAGCTGGGAGAATATCCTCAATCCGACGATTAATTTCCTCCTGCTCCACCCCAAAATTCTTTGGACCAAAAGCAATGTCTTTAGCAACCGTCTCTTCGAATAACTGGTGCTCCGGATATTGAAAAACAACACCGACTTTTCTTCGCAACTCACGGATACCCTTAGGCTTTCCTTCAGAAGTCAATTGGAAATCACCAATTGTTATCTCTCCTCTGCTCGGCAGGCTCAAACCATTGAGATGCTGAATCAGGGTCGACTTTCCGGAACCAGTATGACCGATAACGGCAACAAATGAACCCGAATCCATCGTGAAGGACATGTCTTCAAGCGCCTTATGGGCAAAAGGACTATTCTCTTGATAAATATAACTTACGTCTTTGAATTGAATTTCCATAATTCCTCCAACAACTCTTCGTGGTTTAGCGCTGCTT
The nucleotide sequence above comes from Oceanobacillus timonensis. Encoded proteins:
- a CDS encoding energy-coupling factor ABC transporter ATP-binding protein: MEIQFKDVSYIYQENSPFAHKALEDMSFTMDSGSFVAVIGHTGSGKSTLIQHLNGLSLPSRGEITIGDFQLTSEGKPKGIRELRRKVGVVFQYPEHQLFEETVAKDIAFGPKNFGVEQEEINRRIEDILPAVGLPEELLARSPFDLSGGQKRRVAIAGVLAMSPEVLVLDEPTAGLDPRGQREMMDMFYKLHKERNLTTVLVTHSMEDALTYADKIIILNKGQKYMEGPPLDVFRQADKLREVQLGVPEVIQFLNQYNERFGTSISYHHQSLPELAHEIKEQLEVGSDE